Proteins co-encoded in one Amaranthus tricolor cultivar Red isolate AtriRed21 chromosome 7, ASM2621246v1, whole genome shotgun sequence genomic window:
- the LOC130818043 gene encoding bifunctional aspartate aminotransferase and glutamate/aspartate-prephenate aminotransferase, giving the protein MQLHGCSATLSQQSHRHCIVQDASFFHQFRPASFSSYFQSSTRREMTFPRLSVIVRSQSSSDPMELDISLSPRVNSVKPSKTVAITDQATSLVQAGVPVIRLAAGEPDFDTPSVIAEAGINAIREGHTRYTPNAGTLELRTAICRKLKEENGISYSPDQILVSNGAKQSILQAVLAVCSPGDEVVIPAPYWVSYPEMARLADATPVIVNTQVSNNFLLDPKHLESKLSEKSRLLILCSPSNPTGSVYPKELLEEIAAIVARHPRLLVLSDEIYEHIIYSPAKHTSFASLPGMWERTLTVNGFSKAFAMTGWRLGYIAGPKHFVAACGKIQSQSTSGASSISQKAAVAALGMGKAGGEAVATMVKAFRERRDFLIRGFSELDGVKISDPQGAFYLFLDFSSYYGSEAEGFGVINGSESLCRYLLDKAQVALVPGDAFGDDSCIRISYAESLSTLEQAMENIRNAILQLKIPVSV; this is encoded by the exons ATGCAACTCCATGGATGCTCCGCAACCCTTTCCCAGCAATCTCACCGCCATTGCATTGTTCAAGATGCTTCCTTTTTTCATCAATTTCGACCTGCTTCCTTCTCTTCTTATTTCCA ATCATCGACCAGAAGAGAAATGACTTTTCCCCGATTAAGTGTCATAGTGAGATCTCAAAGCAGTTCAGATCCTATGGAACTTGATATCTCATTGAGTCCCAGGGTTAACTCAGTTAAGCCGTCCAAGACTGTTGCTATAACCGACCAAGCGACTTCCCTTGTACAAGCTGGTGTGCCAGTTATTAGATTGGCTGCAGGAGAGCCTGACTTTGATACCCCATCGGTCATAGCTGAG GCTGGCATTAATGCTATCCGTGAAGGTCATACGAGATACACTCCAAACGCTGGAACCCTAGAACTCCGCACTGCCATCTGCCGTAAACTTAAAG AGGAAAATGGAATTTCTTATTCGCCAGACCAGATTTTAGTGAGTAATGGAGCCAAGCAATCAATTCTTCAAGCAGTGCTTGCTGTTTGTTCACCAGGCGATGAG GTTGTAATTCCTGCTCCTTATTGGGTTAGTTACCCGGAGATGGCGAGATTGGCGGATGCGACTCCGGTGATCGTTAACACTCAAGTAtctaacaattttttattagacCCGAAACATCTGGAGTCAAAACTCAGTGAGAAATCAAGGCTTTTAATTCTATGTTCCCCATCCAACCCTACTGGTTCTGTTTACCCTAAGGAACTTCTTGAAGAAATTGCCGCAATAGTGGCACGACATCCACGCCTTCTG GTCTTGTCTGATGAAATATACGAGCATATTATATATTCACCGGCAAAGCATACTAGCTTTGCTTCATTACCGGGAATGTGGGAGAGGACGTTGACTGTCAATGGCTTTTCCAAG GCCTTTGCTATGACCGGTTGGCGACTTGGATATATTGCCGGTCCTAAACACTTTGTTGCTGCATGTGGAAAGATCCAGAGTCAG TCTacgtctggtgccagcagcatATCCCAGAAAGCGGCAGTTGCTGCACTCGGAATGGGCAAGGCTGGCGGAGAGGCAGTAGCAACAATGGTCAAAGCGTTTCGAGAGAGACGTGATTTCCTAATCAGAGGATTCAGTGAGTTAGATGGTGTCAAGATATCAGACCCACAG GGAGCTTTCTATCTGTTCCTAGATTTCAGCTCTTATTATGGTTCAGAAGCTGAAGGGTTTGGTGTCATAAATGGGTCGGAATCGTTGTGTCGTTATCTCCTCGACAAAGCTCAG GTTGCGCTAGTTCCGGGAGATGCTTTTGGGGATGACAGTTGCATACGAATTTCGTATGCAGAATCACTATCTACACTTGAGCAAGCCATGGAGAACATCAGGAATGCTATTCTTCAGCTCAAAATTCCAGTGTCTGTTTAA
- the LOC130818044 gene encoding uncharacterized protein LOC130818044 — protein sequence MIKICLCSAKKSVVNVLNSKISYMLIRTTSFSSVNYNPQNIDKKKVDVALARSDPKVTTPTLDEDEETDGSGVGGKAMKQTRIVVETAFNVGEKMAEGMQETLGSIKDTTKRVKDTIVGNYDDVSPIDDHDHDHHHHHHPKVDKHVQDLRNKAGGYDKRLH from the exons ATGATAAAGATATGTTTGTGTTCAGCAAAAAAAAGTGTGGTGAATGTGTTAAATTCTAAGATATCTTATATGCTTATCAGAACTACCAGCTTCTCCTCTGTTAACTACAATCCTCAG AACATAGATAAGAAGAAAGTAGATGTAGCATTAGCAAGATCGGATCCAAAAGTAACAACACCCACGTTAGACGAAGACGAAGAGACGGATGGATCTGGAGTTGGAGGTAAAGCTATGAAACAAACAAGAATTGTTGTGGAAACAGCATTCAATGTAGGAGAAAAAATGGCTGAAGGAATGCAAGAAACCCTTGGAAGCATAAAGGATACTACTAAGAGAGTGAAGGACACTATTGTTGGAAATTATGATGATGTTTCACCAAttgatgatcatgatcatgatcatcatcatcatcatcatccaaagGTTGATAAACATGTTCAAGATTTGAGGAACAAAGCTGGTGGATATGATAAAAGACTTCATTGA
- the LOC130817639 gene encoding uncharacterized protein LOC130817639 has protein sequence MNEMKIIGVVGAGQMGAGIAQLAAANGFDVFLLDADPDALTKATKSITYSLQRLVSKGQFTQDAITDALKHLHCTVSLEDFHSADLVIEAIAESEVAKKKLFVELDKKVKSSAILASNTSSISITRLASVTSRPSQVIGMHFMNPPPIMKLVEIIRGADTSDETFNATKTLAERFGKTVVCSQDYSGFIVNRVLMPMINEAFFTLYTGVATKEDIDAAMKLGTNQPMGPLELADFIGLDVCLSILKVLHAGLGEVKYAPCPLLVQFVDANRLGRKSGVGVYDYRKPKSTKVVARL, from the exons ATGAATGAGATGAAGATAATAGGGGTGGTGGGTGCCGGCCAAATGGGCGCCGGAATCGCCCAGCTTGCGGCAGCTAACGGTTTTGACGTTTTTCTTTTGGATGCAGATCCTGACGCTCTTACCAAGGCTACCAAATCTATCACCTATTCTCTTCAACGCCTTGTTTCTAAGGGCCAATTTACACAG GATGCCATCACTGATGCACTGAAACACTTACATTGTACTGTGAGCCTGGAGGATTTTCATTCTGCAGATTTGGTTATTGAAGCAATCGCCGAGTCAGAAGTAGCTAAGAAAAAGCTATTTGTTGAGTTGGACAAGAAAGTTAAATCTTCTGCCATCTTAGCCTCAAACACTAGTTCAATCTCCATTACCCGACTTGCTTCCGTAACAAGTCGTCCATCTCAG GTCATCGGCATGCATTTCATGAATCCTCCTCCTATAATGAAATTGGTGGAGATAATAAGGGGTGCTGACACATCAGATGAAACTTTCAACGCAACAAAAACATTGGCAGAGAG atttggtaaaacTGTGGTATGCTCTCAGGATTACTCTGGATTCATAGTAAACCGAGTCCTAATGCCCATGATTAATGAAGCGTTTTTCACGTTATATACTGGGGTGGCAACAAAGGAAGACATTGATGCAGCAATGAAACTCGGTACAAACCAGCCGATGGGTCCACTCGAGCTTGCAGATTTCATCGGCTTGGATGTTTGCTTGTCAATTCTAAAGGTCCTTCATGCTGGACTTGGGGAGGTAAAGTATGCTCCCTGTCCTCTTCTTGTTCAATTTGTTGATGCTAATCGTCTCGGAAGAAAGTCTGGTGTTGGGGTATATGATTACCGTAAACCAAAGTCTACCAAAGTGGTAGCCAGACTCTGA